A part of Acidobacteriota bacterium genomic DNA contains:
- a CDS encoding prolyl oligopeptidase family serine peptidase has protein sequence MMPSPLCSPKLRSLTCAALLLLGLAACGGDYPPPPETEQIAFTETLHGVEFEDPYRWLEDQDSPETRAFIDRQNEYAELIVGEPPERDWARRRLSELIDTPAVGSPNKAGEYELFTLRRTGEELAAIVRRPAPEDADAGPAKIDPAGEYEVVIDPAEVGSEYAHLGIVSVSPDGKLLLYNVRIGGEDETTVRLRDLEQNVDLDFEMPRALNDQAFFAKDGSGIYYTVRDRMEGPRVRFHRFGTERAEDALVFGEGIGPRAFVRAEQLDEEKLLVGVQHGWARSDLYLVEVGTWRATPIVEGMEARFNTHHNDGRLFVRTNLGAPLNRLMEIDLDQPEVANWNEVVPEADDVLQGVSVINGKLYLTYLHHVASRIRVFELDGTPAGEIEVPEHHNASIRGAGEGKALLSLVSYLQPSVTWLLDLETGTREVFREAQLPFDGTGYVLKQVRYTSKDGTSAPMYIAHREDFEPDGTTPALLNGYGGFNVSLTPRFNPLAALWLEAGGVYAVATLRGGSEYGEEWHQAGMLHNKQTVFDDFISAGEWLIAEGYSDPDRLAIHGASNGGLLVGASLTQRPDLYRAVLCGFPELDLIRFYTFSETNNMPALLEYGDGEIPDQFESLRGFSPYQAIRDGVAYPAVMLTQGDLDTRVPPLQARKVAARLQAASSSGLPVIMRYHPYAGHAASRGLPMSERVEFVAAEATFLLTQTGLTAPGGQS, from the coding sequence ATGATGCCAAGCCCCCTGTGTTCGCCAAAGCTCCGGTCCTTGACCTGTGCCGCCCTGCTTCTCCTCGGCCTCGCTGCCTGCGGCGGGGACTATCCGCCACCCCCGGAGACGGAGCAGATTGCCTTCACCGAGACGCTCCACGGCGTCGAGTTCGAGGATCCCTACCGCTGGCTGGAGGACCAGGACAGCCCGGAGACCCGCGCATTCATCGACCGGCAGAACGAGTACGCCGAGCTGATCGTCGGCGAGCCGCCGGAGCGAGACTGGGCGCGGCGGCGGTTGAGTGAGCTGATCGATACGCCGGCCGTCGGCTCGCCGAACAAGGCCGGCGAGTACGAGCTCTTCACCCTGCGCCGGACGGGCGAAGAGCTGGCGGCCATCGTGCGTCGTCCGGCGCCCGAGGATGCCGACGCCGGGCCCGCGAAGATCGACCCGGCCGGTGAGTACGAGGTCGTGATCGACCCGGCGGAAGTCGGCAGCGAGTACGCGCACCTCGGGATCGTCTCCGTTTCGCCCGACGGGAAGCTCCTGCTCTACAACGTCCGCATCGGCGGCGAGGACGAGACGACGGTCCGCCTGCGGGACCTCGAACAGAACGTCGACCTGGACTTCGAGATGCCCAGGGCGCTGAACGACCAGGCGTTCTTCGCGAAGGATGGCAGCGGCATCTACTACACCGTCCGCGACCGGATGGAAGGACCGCGCGTCCGCTTCCACCGGTTCGGCACCGAGCGGGCAGAGGACGCCCTCGTGTTCGGCGAGGGGATCGGACCGCGGGCCTTCGTTCGCGCCGAACAGCTCGACGAGGAGAAGCTGCTCGTCGGGGTCCAGCACGGTTGGGCCCGGAGCGACCTCTACCTGGTCGAGGTCGGAACCTGGCGCGCGACGCCGATCGTCGAAGGCATGGAGGCCCGCTTCAACACCCACCACAACGACGGCCGTCTGTTCGTGCGCACGAACCTGGGCGCGCCGCTCAACCGGCTGATGGAGATCGATCTCGACCAACCCGAGGTCGCCAACTGGAACGAGGTCGTGCCGGAAGCCGACGACGTGCTCCAAGGCGTGTCGGTGATCAACGGCAAGCTCTACCTGACCTACCTGCACCACGTCGCGAGCCGGATCCGCGTCTTCGAACTCGACGGCACGCCGGCCGGCGAGATCGAGGTGCCAGAGCACCACAACGCCAGCATTCGGGGGGCCGGCGAGGGCAAGGCGCTGCTATCGCTCGTCTCCTACCTCCAGCCGTCCGTGACCTGGCTGCTCGACCTCGAGACGGGCACGCGGGAGGTCTTCCGGGAAGCGCAACTGCCTTTCGACGGCACCGGCTACGTGCTGAAGCAGGTGCGCTACACCTCGAAGGACGGCACGTCAGCGCCGATGTACATCGCCCACAGGGAGGACTTCGAGCCCGACGGTACGACCCCGGCCCTGCTCAACGGCTACGGCGGCTTCAACGTCTCCCTGACTCCGCGGTTCAACCCGCTGGCCGCTCTATGGCTCGAGGCCGGCGGCGTTTACGCCGTCGCCACACTGCGCGGCGGCAGCGAGTACGGCGAGGAGTGGCACCAGGCCGGAATGCTCCACAACAAGCAGACCGTCTTCGACGACTTCATCTCGGCCGGCGAGTGGCTGATCGCGGAGGGCTACAGCGACCCGGACCGTCTGGCGATCCACGGCGCCAGCAACGGCGGACTGCTCGTGGGCGCCTCCCTGACCCAGCGCCCCGATCTCTACCGCGCCGTCCTCTGCGGCTTCCCCGAACTCGACCTGATCCGCTTCTACACCTTCTCCGAAACGAACAACATGCCCGCCCTGCTCGAGTACGGCGACGGCGAGATCCCCGACCAGTTCGAGTCACTGCGCGGCTTCTCGCCGTACCAGGCGATCCGCGACGGCGTCGCGTACCCCGCGGTCATGCTGACCCAGGGCGATCTGGACACGCGGGTGCCGCCGCTGCAGGCCCGCAAGGTCGCTGCCCGGTTGCAGGCGGCCTCGTCATCGGGACTGCCGGTGATCATGCGCTACCACCCGTATGCCGGTCATGCCGCCAGCCGCGGTCTGCCGATGTCGGAGCGGGTCGAGTTCGTCGCCGCGGAGGCTACGTTCCTGCTGACTCAGACGGGGTTGACGGCACCGGGCGGTCAGAGCTGA
- a CDS encoding TonB-dependent receptor, which produces MSASDDAAAASEDDAARSQDVVVFDDIVVTARFVEEDISDVPFTVNVVDAEEIRLNRLLSLEDLFLSVPGVEITSFNDTSNANVRIRGVGAINKTSRDDSSVVIYIDGVPQPIGASTLGTLDFESAQVLKGPQGTLFGRNSEAGAIQIVTNPAVFENGGYARAEYGEEAQYRVEGAFNAAVSDRVALRFAGNYRSEDNHIINPNDSEPITTPSSLNARGKLRWDVTDRVALNLTSSHARLRDSPFIYSLHPQTDPPQMDAPPGAVDGDKDVDQWTMRVTANLGGFDFTSISAYDETANRSTGILYEGRIFLPQLGFVPANYGVVNNSFEREFFNQEFRLNSRGTSDLFWVAGAHYYDDTSKSASFDYEDPFFFPFVALNADINERDFNTTTNAVFGEMTYPLTDRLELTAGVRHTWEKKDFHIVWAPNRFNPNPLRFVELEQDLSDDYLTGRTGLNLHVSERVSLYGIYSRGYKAGGFADRGANVTRGRLDAPYAPSRVNSYEVGFKSGVGSGDVLLTGAVYFNDVKDDHIFTFNFFTQETAPENFDTETSGAELELDWRITNTLTLRSGLNYTEAEITGVPANSFARVPVGSRVPNSAHFSGSLALTHIQPLGSTRPGGLELRSHLNYNHLGERFADPANRLLFDAYDRVGLRVGLGMGPREIYFWGDNLLDEDIYMSGIVFNAPASTIARGRRVGVGVSYNF; this is translated from the coding sequence GTGTCCGCGAGCGATGACGCCGCTGCGGCTTCGGAGGACGACGCGGCGCGCTCGCAGGATGTCGTCGTGTTCGACGACATCGTCGTGACGGCCCGCTTCGTCGAAGAGGACATCAGCGACGTACCCTTCACGGTGAACGTCGTCGATGCGGAGGAGATTCGGCTCAACCGCCTCCTCTCTCTCGAGGACCTGTTCCTCAGCGTGCCGGGAGTGGAAATCACGAGTTTCAACGACACCTCGAATGCCAATGTCCGGATCCGGGGCGTGGGCGCAATCAACAAGACGAGTCGTGACGACAGTTCCGTGGTGATCTACATCGACGGAGTGCCGCAGCCGATCGGCGCTTCGACCCTCGGCACGCTGGACTTCGAATCGGCCCAGGTCCTCAAGGGTCCTCAGGGCACCCTGTTCGGTCGCAACAGTGAGGCCGGGGCGATCCAGATCGTGACGAATCCGGCGGTCTTCGAGAATGGAGGCTACGCCCGCGCCGAGTACGGGGAGGAGGCCCAGTACCGGGTGGAAGGCGCGTTCAACGCCGCGGTTTCGGACAGGGTGGCCCTGCGCTTCGCCGGAAACTACCGGAGTGAGGACAACCACATCATCAACCCCAACGACTCCGAGCCGATTACCACGCCGAGCAGTCTGAATGCCCGAGGGAAGCTCCGCTGGGACGTGACCGACAGGGTTGCGCTCAATCTGACGAGCAGCCACGCCCGCCTGCGCGACTCCCCCTTCATCTACTCGCTCCATCCTCAGACCGATCCGCCGCAGATGGATGCCCCTCCCGGCGCCGTCGATGGCGACAAGGACGTCGATCAGTGGACGATGAGGGTGACCGCCAACCTTGGCGGGTTCGACTTCACCTCGATCTCGGCGTACGACGAGACCGCGAATCGGTCGACCGGGATTCTCTACGAAGGCAGGATCTTCCTGCCCCAGTTGGGCTTCGTCCCCGCCAACTACGGCGTCGTCAACAACAGCTTCGAACGCGAGTTCTTCAACCAGGAGTTCCGTTTGAACTCAAGGGGAACGAGCGATCTGTTCTGGGTTGCAGGCGCGCACTACTACGACGACACCAGCAAGTCAGCGTCGTTCGATTACGAGGACCCGTTCTTCTTCCCCTTTGTCGCCCTGAACGCGGACATCAACGAGCGTGACTTCAATACGACGACGAACGCCGTCTTCGGCGAGATGACGTATCCGTTGACGGATCGACTGGAGTTGACCGCCGGCGTTCGCCACACCTGGGAGAAGAAGGACTTCCACATCGTCTGGGCACCCAACCGGTTCAATCCGAACCCGCTTCGCTTCGTCGAACTGGAGCAGGACCTGAGCGACGACTACCTCACCGGACGTACCGGCCTCAACCTGCACGTCAGTGAACGTGTGTCGTTGTACGGGATCTACAGCCGGGGTTACAAGGCCGGTGGCTTTGCCGACCGAGGCGCCAACGTCACGCGGGGCCGGCTGGACGCGCCGTATGCGCCATCCAGGGTGAACTCCTACGAGGTTGGATTCAAGAGCGGCGTGGGGAGCGGCGACGTCCTCCTGACCGGGGCCGTGTACTTCAACGACGTCAAGGACGATCACATCTTCACCTTCAACTTCTTCACCCAGGAAACGGCGCCCGAGAACTTCGACACCGAGACGAGCGGAGCCGAACTGGAGCTGGATTGGAGAATCACGAACACGCTCACTCTGCGGTCCGGCCTCAACTACACGGAGGCGGAGATCACGGGCGTGCCGGCGAACAGCTTCGCGCGGGTGCCCGTCGGAAGCAGGGTGCCAAACAGCGCCCACTTCAGCGGTTCACTGGCACTCACGCACATCCAGCCGCTGGGTTCGACTCGCCCGGGTGGCCTGGAGCTCCGGAGCCACCTCAACTACAACCACCTGGGGGAACGCTTCGCGGACCCGGCCAACCGTCTCCTGTTCGACGCATACGACAGGGTGGGTCTGCGTGTGGGTCTTGGGATGGGCCCGCGCGAGATCTACTTCTGGGGCGACAATCTGCTGGACGAGGACATCTACATGTCCGGCATCGTGTTCAATGCTCCGGCAAGCACGATTGCCCGCGGACGCAGAGTCGGCGTTGGCGTGAGCTACAACTTCTGA
- a CDS encoding RES family NAD+ phosphorylase: MTQRDPDLLERLDGLDRRAFEGVAYRVVWRDRCAVQGSTSGGRWNDPARRFEILNTSLERDGAAAEFEAFWSLFEQRPDRRASSWKLKLRLKRVVELGFEELERLGVGRADFGGREYARTQEIAEALNRLACDGLIVPSARYEGKNLIVFTENLDKDCVVEAVESVEFSWRD; encoded by the coding sequence GTGACGCAGCGCGATCCCGACTTGCTGGAACGACTGGACGGTCTGGACAGACGCGCATTCGAGGGAGTCGCGTACAGGGTCGTCTGGCGGGACCGTTGCGCCGTTCAGGGGAGCACCAGCGGGGGGCGCTGGAATGATCCGGCGAGGCGGTTCGAGATACTCAACACGTCGCTCGAACGCGACGGCGCGGCGGCTGAGTTCGAAGCGTTCTGGTCGTTGTTCGAGCAGCGGCCGGATAGACGGGCCTCGAGCTGGAAGTTGAAGCTCCGCCTGAAGCGCGTCGTGGAACTCGGCTTCGAGGAGTTGGAACGGCTCGGGGTCGGAAGAGCAGACTTCGGTGGCCGGGAGTATGCGCGAACCCAGGAGATTGCCGAGGCTCTCAACCGTCTGGCGTGCGATGGGCTGATCGTTCCGTCCGCGCGCTACGAGGGGAAGAACCTGATCGTGTTCACGGAGAACCTCGACAAGGACTGCGTGGTAGAGGCTGTGGAATCGGTCGAGTTCTCGTGGCGGGACTGA
- a CDS encoding ABC transporter ATP-binding protein: MLEARELSKSFNGVVALDGLNVEVQEGEILCFLGANGAGKTTAINLFLGFLEPTRGEALVKGKSVRSDPVSAREHVAYIPERVALYPDLSGYENLRFFAELAGKRLEESELLECLDTAGLPRDANHKLASTYSKGMQQKVGIACALAKSAEILLLDEPLAGLDPKAANEFCSLLREMRSQGVAGLMATHDLFRAREVASRIGILRDGQLVDVIAAADVTAAQLETLYLEHMHEGREDAA, from the coding sequence ATGCTCGAAGCAAGAGAACTGTCGAAGTCGTTCAACGGCGTCGTCGCACTCGACGGCCTGAATGTCGAGGTCCAGGAGGGCGAGATCCTCTGTTTCCTCGGCGCAAACGGCGCCGGGAAGACAACCGCCATCAACCTCTTTCTGGGCTTCCTCGAGCCAACGAGGGGCGAGGCGCTGGTCAAGGGGAAGAGCGTCCGCTCCGATCCGGTTTCCGCCCGTGAACACGTTGCCTACATCCCGGAGAGAGTGGCGCTGTACCCCGACCTCTCCGGTTACGAGAACCTGAGGTTCTTCGCCGAGCTCGCCGGGAAGCGTCTGGAAGAGAGCGAACTCCTGGAGTGCCTGGACACGGCGGGGCTGCCGCGTGATGCCAACCACAAGCTTGCTTCAACCTACTCCAAGGGCATGCAGCAGAAGGTCGGGATTGCCTGTGCACTTGCGAAGAGCGCGGAGATCCTGCTCCTCGATGAGCCCCTGGCCGGGCTGGACCCCAAGGCGGCCAACGAGTTCTGCTCTCTGCTCAGGGAGATGCGGAGTCAGGGCGTTGCCGGCTTGATGGCTACACATGACCTGTTCCGGGCTCGTGAAGTCGCGAGCCGGATCGGGATCCTGAGAGACGGGCAACTGGTCGACGTGATTGCCGCAGCGGACGTGACGGCGGCTCAGCTCGAGACGCTCTATCTCGAACACATGCACGAAGGCAGGGAGGACGCGGCATGA
- a CDS encoding DUF3526 domain-containing protein — protein sequence MTSALVKLELLRLRRSRAAWAILAFALFASFYSVWSGVSWRASHSASLVAYEAAIEAKMDVWLETLVAIESGERFATPFDARPSQVEFAATHPVGPLGHLAVGSAELLPARANIGPLKNQNLMVERYGFENPTTLTLGRFDLAFLIVVVLPLLMIALSFDVIAADRSRGTISLLLASRASKQRVIATRLLVRNGILGGIVALAVVFGIAMAPEGAAAFGLLWSLVFLAYSLFWLGLIYLVVGRTSRSETSAAVLVSLWALFTFAAPALANSAGEALYPLPSNLDYLSDARVAQNDAWKRRPELTAKYLSDHPELVANEMEAPEFAHAYFLANVMEIESTAPIVAAFEESHARRSAFVDRLQFTSPAIVAQRALFRIAGSDFDRTLSFLTQARAALTNLNDELRPVILASNRMSTEDFAALSGFEFESNSPATVLGQISIPVAFLVACLCLFVALGRPGNRYSPFA from the coding sequence ATGACCAGCGCCCTGGTCAAGCTCGAGCTCTTACGGCTCCGTCGATCCAGGGCCGCGTGGGCCATCCTGGCCTTCGCACTCTTCGCGTCCTTCTACTCCGTGTGGTCGGGAGTCTCCTGGCGAGCGTCTCATTCCGCGTCCCTCGTCGCCTACGAGGCTGCAATCGAGGCGAAGATGGACGTTTGGCTCGAGACGCTCGTGGCAATCGAGTCCGGGGAGCGCTTCGCCACGCCCTTCGACGCGCGCCCCTCCCAGGTGGAGTTCGCTGCGACCCATCCCGTGGGGCCCCTGGGACATTTGGCGGTGGGCAGCGCGGAGTTGCTGCCGGCGCGCGCGAACATCGGGCCTCTGAAGAACCAGAACCTGATGGTGGAGCGCTATGGATTCGAGAACCCGACGACGCTGACCCTCGGCAGGTTCGACCTGGCATTCCTCATCGTCGTCGTGCTCCCGCTCCTGATGATCGCGCTGTCATTCGACGTGATCGCCGCCGATCGGTCGCGCGGCACGATCAGCCTTCTTCTCGCCAGCCGGGCCAGCAAGCAGCGAGTCATCGCGACGAGATTGCTGGTTCGCAACGGAATCCTGGGCGGCATCGTCGCGCTCGCCGTCGTTTTCGGCATCGCGATGGCGCCCGAGGGCGCCGCGGCGTTCGGGCTGCTCTGGTCTCTCGTGTTCCTCGCCTACAGCCTCTTCTGGCTCGGGCTCATCTACCTGGTCGTGGGCAGAACGAGCCGCAGTGAAACGTCGGCCGCCGTTCTCGTCAGCCTGTGGGCCCTGTTCACCTTCGCCGCACCGGCTCTGGCCAACAGTGCGGGCGAAGCCCTGTACCCGCTTCCCTCGAATCTCGACTATCTGTCGGATGCGCGAGTGGCGCAGAACGATGCCTGGAAGCGTCGTCCTGAACTGACTGCCAAGTATCTGAGCGACCATCCCGAGCTGGTCGCCAACGAGATGGAAGCACCGGAGTTTGCTCACGCCTACTTCCTGGCGAACGTGATGGAGATCGAGAGCACGGCGCCGATCGTCGCGGCCTTCGAAGAGAGTCACGCCCGTCGATCTGCCTTCGTCGACAGACTGCAGTTCACATCTCCGGCGATTGTCGCGCAGCGCGCCCTGTTCAGAATCGCCGGTTCCGACTTCGACCGGACGCTCTCGTTCCTGACACAGGCTCGTGCCGCGCTGACCAATCTCAACGACGAACTGCGGCCGGTCATTCTCGCGAGCAACCGCATGTCGACCGAGGACTTCGCCGCGCTCTCGGGATTCGAGTTCGAGTCGAACAGTCCGGCCACTGTCCTTGGGCAGATCTCCATACCGGTGGCCTTTCTGGTCGCGTGCCTCTGCCTGTTCGTAGCCCTGGGCCGTCCGGGGAACAGATACTCCCCGTTCGCCTAG
- a CDS encoding nucleotide-binding protein, giving the protein MKQPPKKKSLERIGRCLDHISQLRSGAADSPALGKWRRDTEVAISNTFPGKEEYVERFQRIHYYPMFAPSSAADRQESFLSGLQSAENMLASMVSEIEEYWEEDGLLEHVLGPTPSVATTDVFIAHGHSVMRTEVARLIERLGLNPIVLQEQPNKGRTIIEKFEEHSHVGFAVAVLTPDDEGRAKDTKDLRPRARQNVIFELGFFVGKLGRKRVCALVDKTVERPSDYDGVVFVSLDDEEAWKLRLAKELREAGLDIDLNRLV; this is encoded by the coding sequence ATGAAGCAGCCACCGAAGAAGAAGTCCTTAGAACGAATAGGCCGCTGCCTAGATCACATCTCCCAGCTACGAAGCGGAGCGGCAGACTCACCAGCGCTCGGCAAATGGCGTAGAGACACCGAAGTCGCCATATCAAACACGTTTCCAGGCAAGGAAGAGTACGTCGAGCGTTTCCAGAGGATCCACTACTACCCGATGTTCGCTCCGAGCAGCGCCGCAGACCGTCAGGAATCGTTCCTTAGCGGTCTGCAGTCCGCGGAGAACATGCTCGCTTCAATGGTCTCGGAAATCGAAGAGTACTGGGAGGAGGATGGGCTCCTTGAACACGTACTCGGTCCTACGCCTTCGGTGGCTACAACCGACGTGTTCATCGCTCACGGCCACAGTGTGATGAGAACCGAGGTAGCCAGGCTGATTGAGCGTCTAGGCCTGAATCCAATCGTTCTCCAGGAGCAGCCGAACAAGGGCCGCACGATCATCGAGAAGTTCGAGGAGCACTCACACGTAGGGTTCGCGGTGGCTGTTCTCACGCCAGATGATGAGGGACGCGCGAAGGACACGAAGGACCTAAGGCCACGAGCCAGACAGAATGTGATCTTCGAACTTGGGTTCTTCGTCGGAAAACTCGGCAGGAAGCGCGTGTGCGCTCTGGTGGACAAGACAGTAGAACGACCGTCGGACTACGACGGTGTGGTCTTCGTCAGCTTGGACGATGAGGAGGCTTGGAAGTTGAGACTGGCGAAAGAGCTAAGGGAGGCGGGCCTTGACATCGACCTAAACCGACTTGTTTGA
- a CDS encoding DUF2384 domain-containing protein, producing MPSAVAERSVVVEKLELLRTRAAIRSVDVANMLGTTPRTVSRWNQGHANPRPGKEILLADLEYIVERLAEFYSDPRTARAWLYSRHRYFDGLRPADLVREGRAQEVLEAIHAMADPGHT from the coding sequence ATGCCAAGCGCGGTCGCGGAAAGAAGCGTGGTGGTCGAGAAGCTGGAGTTACTGAGGACGAGGGCGGCGATACGCTCGGTTGACGTGGCGAACATGCTGGGCACGACTCCAAGGACCGTGTCCCGGTGGAACCAGGGGCACGCGAACCCCAGGCCAGGCAAGGAGATCCTGCTGGCGGACCTGGAGTACATCGTGGAACGTCTGGCGGAGTTCTACTCGGACCCGAGGACCGCGCGCGCATGGTTGTACTCCAGGCACAGGTACTTCGATGGCCTTCGACCGGCGGACTTGGTCCGGGAGGGGCGGGCCCAGGAAGTTCTGGAGGCGATCCACGCGATGGCCGACCCCGGCCACACCTGA
- a CDS encoding DUF3526 domain-containing protein has translation MKARVIAAKEALVARRGKRLWALSLGVIAVMVASMAIGLNRTATFETERAAAAESDKAVWLDQGVRNPHKAAHFSRYVFKPIPTLASFDPGAIDFGGIAVWMEAHIQNPSRFRRAESTGDLSRFVGLSPAWVLQVIMPLIVILLLFGSYAGEREDGTLRQVMSYGVSPGAVFKGKLRGASSALLKLLLPVFALIAIAVFVFDRGYPQEDLPVRLLGIVGIYGIYLFAFAMLTIGVSALSPSRRSAAVSLLAIWCLVTVLLPRFANDAAVTATPQPDSYQTWKDLEEIKAEYWGVIPAFGIPLTDIRKREMASFLEKFQVANVEDAPVPWSAWELQASEEYSDPLYDAYYAGLNDLYGRQEDTRFWLTALSPTISVMALSSGLSGSDRLHHYDFVKSAEEHRRVVIRQLNEDLLYNSGADPMVYESPTSFWGEVADYQAGPPPLTNFTGSYLPYLLVMVLWASGAFLFARWAAFRAANMETAV, from the coding sequence ATGAAGGCAAGAGTCATTGCAGCGAAGGAGGCGCTTGTTGCCCGCAGGGGCAAGCGACTCTGGGCCCTGAGTCTTGGCGTGATTGCCGTCATGGTTGCCTCGATGGCGATCGGGCTCAACCGGACGGCAACCTTCGAAACGGAGCGTGCCGCTGCCGCGGAGAGCGACAAGGCGGTCTGGCTGGACCAGGGAGTCAGGAACCCGCACAAGGCAGCACACTTCTCAAGATACGTATTCAAGCCGATCCCCACCCTGGCGAGTTTCGATCCCGGCGCCATCGACTTCGGCGGCATCGCCGTCTGGATGGAAGCACACATCCAGAATCCGTCCCGGTTCAGGCGCGCGGAGAGCACGGGCGACCTGTCGAGGTTTGTCGGGCTCAGCCCGGCCTGGGTGCTGCAGGTCATCATGCCGCTGATCGTCATCCTCCTCCTGTTCGGGTCCTACGCAGGGGAGAGAGAAGACGGAACGCTACGGCAGGTCATGAGTTACGGCGTCTCTCCGGGCGCCGTCTTCAAAGGCAAGTTGCGAGGAGCGTCGTCAGCGCTGCTGAAGCTGCTCCTGCCCGTGTTCGCGCTGATCGCCATCGCGGTCTTCGTCTTCGACAGGGGCTATCCGCAGGAAGACCTGCCGGTACGTCTTCTCGGAATCGTCGGCATCTACGGGATCTACCTCTTTGCATTCGCGATGCTCACCATCGGAGTCTCGGCGCTCAGCCCGAGTCGGCGTTCCGCGGCTGTCTCCCTTCTCGCCATCTGGTGTCTGGTCACCGTGCTCCTGCCGCGCTTCGCCAACGATGCCGCGGTCACTGCGACGCCCCAGCCCGACAGCTACCAGACGTGGAAGGACCTCGAGGAGATCAAGGCCGAGTACTGGGGAGTCATTCCCGCCTTCGGCATTCCGCTCACCGACATCAGAAAGCGGGAAATGGCCAGCTTTCTCGAGAAGTTCCAGGTTGCCAACGTGGAAGACGCGCCGGTGCCGTGGAGCGCCTGGGAGCTGCAGGCGAGCGAGGAGTACTCCGACCCGCTCTACGACGCCTACTACGCCGGCCTGAACGACCTGTACGGCCGCCAGGAGGACACCCGGTTCTGGCTCACTGCGTTGTCCCCGACGATTTCGGTCATGGCGCTCTCCTCAGGTCTCTCCGGCTCCGACCGCCTCCACCACTACGACTTCGTGAAGAGCGCTGAAGAACACCGGCGGGTCGTGATCAGGCAGCTCAACGAAGACCTGCTCTACAACTCCGGGGCCGATCCGATGGTCTACGAGTCGCCGACCAGCTTCTGGGGCGAGGTTGCCGACTACCAAGCCGGTCCGCCGCCGCTGACGAACTTCACGGGGAGCTATCTCCCCTATCTGCTCGTCATGGTGCTCTGGGCGAGCGGGGCCTTCCTGTTCGCACGTTGGGCGGCGTTTCGGGCCGCGAACATGGAGACCGCAGTATGA
- a CDS encoding carboxymuconolactone decarboxylase family protein has translation MARLTYLDVDDLAPEDRELLDRPINLARMLAHSPAGTRAFRHTGAWIRHKARFDTRLREMAILRIGVITRTDYEYSHHIELGRQFGMSDDDIRAVLAGPEAGELPELERLVLTAADEVTEGLSISPETFDALRRHLDDELLVELTIIVSYYNAVVRMLRSLEIDVEPGYERYMDEFPLR, from the coding sequence ATGGCTCGACTCACCTACCTCGACGTGGACGATCTAGCTCCCGAAGACCGGGAGCTGCTCGACCGGCCGATCAACCTGGCGCGAATGCTCGCCCACAGTCCCGCGGGGACGCGCGCCTTCCGCCACACGGGCGCGTGGATCCGCCACAAGGCACGCTTCGATACTCGGCTGCGCGAGATGGCCATCCTGCGCATCGGCGTCATCACGCGCACCGACTACGAGTACAGCCACCACATCGAACTCGGCCGCCAGTTCGGGATGTCCGACGACGACATCCGCGCCGTCCTCGCGGGACCGGAAGCCGGCGAGCTACCGGAACTCGAGCGGCTCGTCCTCACCGCCGCCGACGAGGTGACCGAGGGTCTCAGCATCAGCCCCGAGACCTTCGACGCCCTGAGGCGTCACCTCGACGATGAACTCCTCGTCGAACTGACGATCATCGTCTCGTACTACAACGCCGTCGTCCGCATGCTCCGGTCGCTCGAGATCGATGTCGAGCCCGGCTACGAGCGCTACATGGACGAGTTCCCGCTACGGTAG